In the Candidatus Electrothrix rattekaaiensis genome, one interval contains:
- a CDS encoding MBOAT family protein encodes MLFNSPVYLFLFLPCTVFVYFLLNRFRFAQAATAWLVLASLFFYRYWNASYLLILITSILVNFALGTMLRKTGKKSNPAKRYRVAHKTVLFTGVFFNIALLGYYKYTDFFFENANQLLHTSLTLPHLALPLAISFFTFQQIAYLVDCSKKNAEEYDFLSYCLFVSFFPQLIAGPIVHHQEMMPQFRRLRNRVFSSPNAALGLFFFSLGFFKKVWIADQFAAWASKGFATETALTLFDAWGTSLSYTFQLYFDFSGYTDMAIGSALFFNIVLPINFNSPYQATSIQDFWRRWHMTLSRWLRDYLYIPLGGNRKGELRTYCHLFITFFLAGLWHGAGWTFVLWGGLHGAALILHRLWKKIGLRIPAIFGWLFTFLFVNTTWVIFRATNLQQGFQVLKGMVGANGVTTEASVQKVFQRIEVVQPYLAKLSGTLVLPGQMYWFLLFFSLVLFLLPNSCQIAGMVRKEKKEYIASSKIGVLQLAVMKTTDFLLSFRPNCYWALLSGILFSMALYRLLRVEPTEFLYFNF; translated from the coding sequence ATGCTTTTTAATTCTCCGGTTTACCTTTTTCTTTTTCTGCCCTGTACGGTATTTGTCTATTTCCTCCTCAACAGATTTCGCTTTGCCCAGGCGGCAACGGCATGGCTAGTGCTGGCTTCACTTTTTTTTTATCGCTATTGGAATGCCTCCTATCTCCTGATTTTGATCACGTCCATTTTGGTCAATTTTGCCCTCGGTACCATGCTCCGTAAGACGGGCAAAAAAAGCAATCCGGCCAAGAGATATCGAGTCGCCCACAAGACTGTGCTGTTCACAGGGGTATTCTTCAATATCGCATTACTCGGTTATTATAAGTACACTGATTTCTTTTTTGAAAATGCTAACCAGCTCCTGCATACCTCGTTAACACTACCGCATCTCGCACTGCCGCTGGCGATCAGTTTTTTTACCTTTCAGCAGATCGCCTATCTGGTCGATTGCAGTAAAAAAAATGCGGAGGAGTATGATTTTCTCAGCTACTGCCTTTTCGTCTCATTTTTTCCCCAGCTGATCGCCGGACCTATTGTCCATCATCAGGAGATGATGCCTCAGTTCCGTCGCCTGCGCAACCGGGTATTCTCATCTCCGAACGCCGCACTAGGACTCTTTTTCTTTTCTTTAGGTTTTTTTAAAAAGGTATGGATTGCGGATCAATTTGCCGCCTGGGCCAGCAAAGGTTTCGCAACAGAAACCGCCCTGACGCTCTTTGACGCATGGGGAACCAGTCTTAGCTACACCTTTCAACTCTACTTTGATTTTTCCGGCTATACAGATATGGCCATTGGGTCTGCCCTATTTTTTAATATTGTTCTGCCGATAAACTTTAATTCACCGTATCAGGCGACAAGTATTCAGGACTTCTGGCGTAGATGGCATATGACGCTGTCACGCTGGCTTCGAGATTACCTCTATATTCCTCTCGGAGGTAATCGCAAAGGCGAGTTACGCACCTATTGCCACTTGTTCATCACCTTTTTCCTCGCCGGACTCTGGCACGGTGCTGGATGGACCTTTGTCCTTTGGGGAGGACTTCACGGAGCTGCTCTGATTCTTCATCGTCTCTGGAAAAAAATTGGTCTGAGAATACCCGCCATATTCGGCTGGCTGTTTACCTTTCTCTTTGTTAATACTACCTGGGTCATTTTTCGTGCAACAAATCTCCAACAGGGATTTCAGGTACTCAAAGGAATGGTCGGGGCGAATGGAGTCACAACGGAAGCAAGTGTACAAAAAGTATTTCAGCGAATTGAAGTAGTGCAACCATATCTTGCAAAACTCAGTGGAACGCTCGTGCTTCCCGGACAAATGTATTGGTTTCTGTTATTTTTTTCGTTGGTGCTTTTCTTACTGCCCAACTCCTGCCAGATAGCTGGAATGGTGAGAAAAGAAAAAAAGGAATATATCGCTTCGAGTAAGATTGGTGTTTTGCAGCTGGCGGTCATGAAGACCACGGATTTCCTGCTTTCCTTCCGACCGAACTGCTATTGGGCTCTGCTGAGCG